A part of Aegilops tauschii subsp. strangulata cultivar AL8/78 chromosome 2, Aet v6.0, whole genome shotgun sequence genomic DNA contains:
- the LOC141041353 gene encoding uncharacterized protein, which translates to MDPSTGQWDECLVRDTFCAEDARHILQMPLREGVHDFVAWQFDSKGIHSVKSAYKMHMELKSMRKNGGVGRSTAKAGNLNTCNDDSWKRIWRLPCPRTVQMFTWRLRHESLALLTNMQRRGLKVKSTKCFFCGHADEDGGHLFIKCKSVKVVWRELALEKERRELGAISSVHAMMDYLWGLNILKRMQILTFWWMWWSARNKLRKGERVLTAAEVARRTRSSTLEYMQVFLPEPKPQCTDKWRPPAQDMVKFNVDGAFVPGELHAGWGAVARTSDGEVVGARAGRQELIQDAFAAEAVALSNAVSFASDLGIIRAEFETDSQLLAEAMDIRKVDSSAYAAVIEDTKYQLKL; encoded by the coding sequence ATGGATCCCTCCACGGGGCAATGGGATGAATGCCTTGTGCGGGATACCTTTTGCGCGGAGGATGCTAGACACATTCTGCAGATGCCGCTACGGGAGGGGGTACATGACTTTGTTGCATGGCAATTCGACAGCAAGGGCATTCATTCTGTGAAGAGTGCGTACAAGATGCACATGGAACTGAAGTCTATGAGGAAGAATGGGGGAGTGGGAAGGAGCACAGCCAAAGCGGGTAACCTGAACACATGCAACGACGATTCTTGGAAAAGGATTTGGAGATTGCCGTGCCCGAGAACTGTCCAAATGTTCACATGGAGACTGCGGCATGAATCACTAGCACTCCTGACGAATATGCAGAGGCGAGGTCTGAAGGTGAAGAGCACGAAATGCTTTTTCTGTGGGCATGCTGATGAGGATGGGGGGCACCTGTTCATCAAGTGCAAATCAGTTAAGGTGGTGTGGAGGGAACTAGCCTTAGAGAAGGAAAGAAGGGAGCTGGGAGCAATCTCATCTGTACATGCGATGATGGACTACCTATGGGGGCTAAATATCCTAAAACGCATGCAGATTCTCACTTTCTGGTGGATGTGGTGGAGCGCTAGGAATAAACTGAGAAAGGGGGAGCGTGTGTTGACAGCGGCCGAAGTAGCGAGACGCACACGAAGCTCTACTCTGGAATACATGCAGGTTTTCCTCCCAGAACCCAAGCCACAGTGCACTGATAAATGGAGGCCTCCTGCTCAAGACATGGTCAAGTTCAATGTTGATGGAGCCTTCGTCCCAGGGGAACTCCATGCAGGGTGGGGTGCAGTGGCAAGAACCAGCGACGGCGAAGTGGTGGGTGCACGGGCTGGAAGACAGGAGCTTATCCAAGATGCCTTTGCAGCGGAAGCGGTGGCGTTGTCAAATGCAGTTTCCTTTGCATCGGACTTGGGGATTATTCGAGCAGAGTTTGAAACAGATTCACAATTGTTGGCAGAAGCAATGGACATTCGGAAGGTCGATTCTTCAGCATACGCTGCTGTCATCGAGGACACAAAGTACCAGCTTAAGCTGTGA